One segment of Hemibagrus wyckioides isolate EC202008001 linkage group LG05, SWU_Hwy_1.0, whole genome shotgun sequence DNA contains the following:
- the npy8br gene encoding neuropeptide Y receptor Y8b has protein sequence MEGDRLNNSTQPMLGWDVETCPLSLGATTFLIMAYSTMLAVGLVGNTCLVLVILRQKEMHNVTNIFIANLSCSDILMCVICLPSTITYTLMDRWILGLALCKLTSFVQCLSITVSIYTLVLITLERHQLIIHPTGWKPVLGHSYLAVAVTWIMGCFVSLPFFSFTYLEDLTVHNLTIPTDPSEDHLVCMEKWPSDANRLAYTTSILVFQYCLPLTLISVCYLRIFLRLSQRRDIIERTRDARQRNAKHSRRINAMLASIVALFALCWLPLNVFNTIFDWNHEVLTWCHNAVFSVCHLTAMASTCVNPIIYGFLNNNFQKELKSLLYQCRCSGVPRSYESFPLSTVSTDVTKGSVLSNGSDSIAVSPQQQEKECL, from the coding sequence ATGGAGGGAGACCGCCTTAACAACAGCACGCAGCCCATGTTGGGGTGGGACGTAGAGACTTGCCCGCTCTCGCTGGGTGCAACCACCTTCCTGATCATGGCGTACAGCACCATGCTGGCTGTGGGCCTGGTGGGAAACACCTGCCTCGTCCTGGTTATCCTGCGCCAAAAGGAGATGCACAACGTGACTAACATCTTCATCGCCAACCTTTCCTGCTCCGACATCCTCATGTGCGTCATATGCCTGCCCAGCACCATCACCTACACGCTGATGGACAGGTGGATTCTAGGATTGGCTCTTTGCAAACTGACTTCTTTCGTCCAGTGTCTGTCCATCACGGTCTCCATTTACACCTTGGTTCTGATCACACTGGAAAGGCATCAGCTCATCATCCACCCTACCGGTTGGAAGCCTGTGCTTGGACACTCCTACCTGGCTGTGGCTGTCACCTGGATTATGGGATGCTTCGTCTCGCTGcccttcttttctttcacctACTTGGAAGACTTGACCGTCCACAACCTCACCATTCCCACTGATCCTTCTGAAGATCACCTGGTCTGCATGGAAAAGTGGCCATCAGATGCTAACCGCTTGGCATACACTACATCCATTCTGGTGTTTCAGTACTGCCTGCCTCTTACACTCATCAGCGTCTGCTACTTGCGCATTTTCCTGCGCCTCAGTCAGCGCAGAGACATTATCGAGAGGACGCGGGACGCGCGTCAACGGAACGCAAAACACTCCCGGCGCATCAACGCCATGCTCGCCTCCATCGTGGCCCTGTTCGCCCTCTGCTGGCTGCCGCTGAACGTCTTCAACACCATTTTCGACTGGAACCATGAAGTGCTCACATGGTGCCACAACGCCGTCTTCTCAGTGTGTCACCTCACAGCCATGGCTTCCACATGCGTCAACCCCATCATCTACGGCTTTCTCAACAACAACTTCCAGAAGGAGCTGAAGTCACTCCTCTACCAGTGCCGATGCTCGGGGGTCCCGAGGAGCTACGAGAGCTTCCCGCTGTCTACCGTCAGCACTGATGTGACGAAAGGCTCCGTTCTCAGCAACGGCTCTGACAGCATCGCCGTCTCACCTCAACAGCAAGAGAAAGAGTGTTTGTAA